From Alteromonas sp. RKMC-009, one genomic window encodes:
- a CDS encoding aldo/keto reductase has translation MLFKTLNSGETMPALGLGVYQVEEPRLCTRCVEIALDTGYRMFDTASAYRNEKAVGEAVRTSHVARQDIFLTTKLWISDMGYDSTLKAVETSLNNLGTDYLDLYLIHQPLNDIYGSWRAMERLHKEGVLKSIGVSNFHSDRIADLIAFNEIKPAVNQIEYNPFYQRKAELEYLKTKGIALESWAPFTEGRHNLFELPELKAIAGKYGKSVAQVVLRWQLQEGVIVIPKSVTPSRIKENFEVFDFELTADDIAQIEALDRKQSCFFSHRDPQTIEFLASYK, from the coding sequence ATGTTATTCAAAACACTGAACAGTGGCGAAACGATGCCGGCTCTGGGTCTGGGCGTGTATCAGGTTGAGGAACCGCGGCTGTGTACCCGCTGCGTGGAAATTGCGCTGGATACCGGTTATCGCATGTTTGACACTGCATCAGCCTATCGCAATGAAAAAGCGGTGGGTGAGGCGGTCAGAACCAGTCATGTTGCCAGGCAGGATATCTTTCTGACAACCAAATTATGGATCTCTGACATGGGGTATGACTCAACCTTAAAAGCAGTAGAAACATCCCTGAACAACCTGGGCACGGACTATCTGGATTTGTATCTTATCCATCAACCTCTCAATGATATTTACGGCTCATGGCGCGCCATGGAAAGGTTGCACAAAGAAGGTGTGCTGAAAAGTATCGGAGTCAGTAATTTTCATTCCGACCGGATTGCTGATTTAATCGCCTTTAACGAGATTAAACCGGCGGTAAATCAAATCGAATATAACCCTTTCTATCAGCGCAAAGCCGAGCTGGAATATCTGAAAACTAAGGGTATTGCGCTGGAGTCATGGGCACCGTTCACTGAAGGGCGGCATAATTTGTTTGAATTGCCAGAGCTTAAGGCCATTGCAGGAAAGTACGGCAAATCCGTGGCTCAGGTAGTGCTGCGCTGGCAACTTCAGGAAGGTGTCATTGTGATCCCGAAATCAGTAACGCCTTCCCGCATTAAAGAAAATTTTGAGGTGTTTGATTTTGAGTTAACTGCAGATGACATCGCACAAATTGAAGCTCTGGACCGTAAACAAAGTTGTTTCTTTTCTCACAGAGATCCGCAAACCATCGAGTTTCTGGCATCTTATAAATAG
- a CDS encoding MBL fold metallo-hydrolase, whose protein sequence is MKKLLVWSLAIVILLFVSGFLFVTLSPVFGGKPDEQTRARMLASDNFKDDIFVNRHPVSDNPDSAKPPMGKWLNSVIFPPAGKHPTGLLPAKLPDFVAQQTPPFTWFGHSTILINTGSMTVLTDPVFYRASPVWLIGTPYPADKKLTIDGLPYIDAVLISHDHYDHLDAKAIAELDSKTGHFYVPLAVRAHLLKWGIDDSKITELDWFGDAMLNDTRFIFTPSKHFSGRKPGQRNDTLWGSWVVQAPEVSVYFSGDGGYSPDFAEIGKRFGPFDMAFMEDGAYSPYWPEIHMLPEESVQASLDVKAKNVMPIHWGKFDLAFHDWNEPVIRFTRAAEGKNLNVATPHIGETFTLESLPQQKWW, encoded by the coding sequence ATGAAGAAATTACTGGTCTGGTCGCTGGCCATTGTGATACTGCTGTTTGTCAGCGGTTTTTTATTTGTGACATTGTCGCCGGTATTTGGTGGTAAGCCTGATGAACAAACCCGGGCGCGGATGCTGGCTTCCGATAACTTTAAAGACGACATTTTTGTTAACCGCCACCCAGTTTCCGACAATCCCGACAGCGCGAAGCCTCCCATGGGAAAATGGCTGAATTCGGTTATCTTCCCGCCGGCGGGTAAGCACCCTACCGGCTTGCTGCCGGCGAAATTGCCGGATTTTGTTGCACAGCAAACACCTCCGTTTACCTGGTTCGGACACTCCACCATTCTTATCAACACCGGTTCAATGACTGTGCTGACGGATCCTGTTTTTTACCGCGCTTCTCCTGTGTGGTTGATTGGCACACCGTATCCGGCGGATAAAAAGCTCACTATCGACGGTCTTCCGTATATCGACGCGGTACTGATTTCTCATGACCACTATGACCATCTGGATGCCAAAGCCATCGCAGAGCTTGATAGTAAAACAGGTCACTTCTATGTCCCCCTTGCTGTGCGGGCGCATTTACTGAAATGGGGTATAGACGACAGTAAAATTACTGAGCTGGACTGGTTCGGTGATGCCATGCTGAATGATACGCGGTTTATATTCACGCCGTCGAAACATTTCAGCGGCCGCAAGCCCGGACAACGCAATGACACACTGTGGGGTTCGTGGGTTGTTCAGGCACCCGAAGTGTCGGTATATTTCAGTGGTGACGGTGGCTACAGCCCCGATTTTGCCGAAATAGGAAAGCGGTTTGGTCCTTTCGATATGGCATTTATGGAAGACGGCGCTTACAGCCCCTACTGGCCGGAAATTCACATGTTGCCGGAAGAGTCCGTGCAGGCATCGCTGGATGTTAAAGCGAAGAACGTGATGCCAATCCACTGGGGTAAGTTCGACCTCGCTTTTCATGACTGGAACGAGCCTGTGATCCGGTTCACCAGGGCCGCCGAAGGCAAGAACCTGAATGTAGCAACACCACACATTGGCGAAACATTCACACTGGAATCGCTGCCGCAACAAAAATGGTGGTAA
- a CDS encoding TonB-dependent receptor, with product MKPASEKNLSPLAICISALVSGVSIDAVAAELEIIEVKAQKRAQAQQTIPVAVSVLGESALERLDVKNFDDVTRVSPSLTVEHGDDPQSSSIRMRGVGTSAYSIGVESSVAVVVDEVPLMMAAQAFSNLTDIQQVEVLRGPQGTLFGKNASAGVVNVTTKAPSPDFEGRVEAGLTSDDEVKGLITLSGPASDTLSYRINGYYKDRDGYLNNLTTGEKENGEKSHGLRGKLLWYATDELDATLIYDISHIEGGSTPTWVDAEEGVVGEGEVPGEDNRNVRRDIPNEFETDQSLAVLKLNYNINDDLVFTSVSSFQSFEQAAIADADLTDVAIEDAFPPFLQERFNPLGLTGPQVEQKGYIDADAFTQELRLTGTLFEKFEFITGLFYSDQSVYRDFDRKPLVFVLDKWDAQADSESIALFGQGAYEISESTFVDVGLRFNHEKISVDFNDYYANGYVLNPTSAATFSGNDDQDAVTGKVALRHFLENGTMIFGSVSTGYKGQAYDVASGFTQNDADNPIGEETSVSYELGIKGFSDSRNFSYEIIAFMTDFEDYQAQGGRNDENGAPVFTLNNVGELRTKGIETEFSYQATDALRLDASIAYTDAVIESFVNAPCYGGQTEAEGCTLSADIEGLNVQDLSGHDLNNSPDFKYNLAAYWEQPAQGYEFSWFAQASYQWQDDVSYDLYGDPLNRQEAYGIANAGVGIVDNQDRYKVTVFVNNLFDENYSMGYTNYDERFQGLTALSKRWSRGAMRYFGVNVSYRF from the coding sequence ATGAAACCTGCGAGCGAAAAAAATCTATCACCATTAGCCATTTGTATTTCTGCACTCGTATCGGGCGTTTCGATTGATGCCGTGGCCGCCGAGCTTGAAATTATTGAAGTAAAGGCGCAAAAGCGAGCCCAGGCGCAGCAAACTATACCTGTAGCCGTGTCAGTACTAGGAGAAAGCGCCCTTGAAAGACTCGATGTAAAGAACTTTGACGATGTGACCCGGGTCTCTCCATCATTGACGGTAGAGCATGGTGACGATCCTCAATCAAGTAGCATTCGCATGCGGGGCGTCGGCACATCAGCTTATAGCATCGGTGTGGAATCCAGTGTGGCGGTGGTTGTCGATGAAGTGCCGCTGATGATGGCTGCACAAGCTTTTAGTAATCTTACAGATATACAGCAGGTCGAAGTGTTAAGAGGTCCTCAGGGAACCCTGTTTGGTAAGAATGCGTCTGCGGGTGTTGTAAACGTAACCACTAAAGCGCCATCGCCGGATTTCGAAGGCAGGGTGGAAGCAGGCCTGACAAGTGATGATGAGGTCAAAGGCCTGATAACCTTATCCGGCCCTGCTTCAGATACGCTGAGTTATCGGATTAATGGCTATTACAAAGATCGTGACGGCTATCTTAATAACTTAACTACCGGCGAAAAAGAAAACGGTGAGAAGAGCCATGGCTTGCGCGGAAAATTACTCTGGTATGCAACAGATGAGCTAGACGCCACGCTAATTTACGACATCTCACATATCGAAGGTGGAAGTACCCCCACCTGGGTCGATGCAGAAGAAGGGGTTGTTGGTGAAGGCGAGGTGCCGGGAGAAGATAATCGCAACGTCAGACGTGATATACCCAATGAGTTCGAAACAGACCAGTCGCTGGCTGTTCTTAAGCTAAATTATAATATCAATGACGATCTGGTATTTACTTCCGTATCAAGCTTTCAGTCATTTGAACAAGCAGCTATTGCAGATGCCGATTTGACAGACGTTGCGATCGAAGATGCTTTTCCTCCATTTCTGCAAGAGAGATTCAATCCACTGGGGCTGACCGGCCCTCAGGTTGAGCAAAAAGGCTACATTGACGCTGATGCTTTTACCCAGGAACTGCGTCTCACCGGTACATTGTTTGAAAAATTCGAATTCATAACCGGGCTTTTTTATAGCGATCAATCGGTATACCGGGATTTCGATCGAAAGCCTTTGGTGTTCGTGCTTGATAAATGGGATGCGCAAGCGGACTCAGAATCCATCGCTTTGTTCGGGCAGGGGGCTTACGAGATTTCAGAAAGTACTTTTGTTGATGTAGGGCTTCGCTTCAACCATGAAAAAATATCTGTCGACTTCAATGATTATTATGCGAACGGATATGTGTTGAATCCAACCAGTGCTGCTACTTTCAGTGGAAATGATGATCAGGATGCTGTTACCGGTAAGGTCGCACTTCGTCATTTTCTCGAAAATGGCACCATGATATTTGGCTCTGTAAGTACAGGCTATAAAGGTCAGGCTTATGATGTTGCATCCGGGTTTACGCAAAATGACGCGGACAACCCAATTGGGGAAGAAACGTCGGTATCTTACGAACTAGGCATAAAAGGGTTTTCTGATAGCCGGAATTTTAGCTATGAAATCATTGCGTTTATGACAGATTTCGAGGATTACCAGGCACAGGGCGGTCGTAATGACGAAAATGGCGCGCCAGTGTTCACGTTGAATAATGTGGGTGAGCTTCGCACTAAAGGCATAGAAACCGAGTTCTCTTATCAGGCTACTGATGCTTTGCGATTGGATGCTTCCATTGCTTATACCGACGCTGTTATTGAGTCGTTCGTCAATGCGCCCTGTTACGGTGGACAAACTGAAGCTGAAGGCTGCACATTGTCTGCAGATATAGAAGGCCTGAATGTACAGGACTTAAGCGGACATGACCTCAATAACTCTCCCGATTTCAAATACAACCTTGCCGCTTATTGGGAACAGCCTGCTCAGGGATACGAATTCAGCTGGTTTGCGCAGGCAAGTTACCAGTGGCAAGACGATGTAAGCTACGACTTGTACGGCGACCCGTTAAACCGTCAGGAAGCATATGGGATTGCTAACGCCGGCGTTGGCATCGTGGACAACCAGGATCGTTACAAAGTGACCGTATTCGTCAACAACCTTTTTGATGAAAATTATTCTATGGGTTACACAAATTATGATGAGCGTTTTCAGGGCCTGACAGCACTCTCGAAACGTTGGTCGCGGGGAGCTATGCGCTATTTCGGTGTAAACGTGTCTTATCGATTCTGA
- a CDS encoding glycoside hydrolase family 2 TIM barrel-domain containing protein: MKRCSALFFILPAVCILIACTQVADFNADLPKNVEVRDQQTLNNDWQFIFADEIPAGIHAPTFKWTGAEYVSVPHSWNRVGYYLDDQSAHIHNAGNINNTQGKGLYRKVFNVPAQTENKRLWLEFDAVSRVANVWVNGEFAGEHRGSFNRFRFDITDLINVGRPNVLVVQADNSKPTADSTTADTLPIAGDFFVHGGIYRPVRLITTSNIHVDMKDFGGPGVYATTAVEGDKAVVSIESRITSNEGEAENVTLLTQLTDDTGKIVAKDVRDILLQPDETEITDVSLSVSSPQLWQGIDDPYLYTLAVSILDNNDNLLDTVKQNIGLRTIDISADKGLTLNGQSLELRGVGYHQDREGKGWAVSAEEIEEDVQLLMDMGVNTIRLAHYPHGQPVHDLADKLGLLLWDEIPLVSAWRYGEEHEAVNTALADNASLQLTEMVKQNFNHPSVAVWGIANEVDFGAVVPVFVQSSPGSNPDPRPILNRLKAEVAQLDPTRNSTLANCCAGVPTWDQSKVPNTSAITTTTGANRYFGWYYGEPAGLAENLDALHKQYPEQPLAVTEYGAGGAPSFHSDNPLGGPVAATGRNQPEEYMSYVHEENWRVLSARDYLWANWIWNGFDFATTTRREGDSQDINTKGLITYDRAIKKDAYYFYQANWSAHPMVHIASRRYIQRAYQTTDIKVYSNGKQVELLVNDREVSEAPDCDQNTCVWRDVRLVAGQNKIVARASSFASAPSDRVEDSVMWHLDESQINAYYIDAGAIMSADSSKAHFGSDDFFTGGKAMSLDKPGGWGRPSVKAVIGNTQEQALHTTYRAGEFSYHLPLDNGQYKVTLSLVAPDSKSRFDVFAEGSTLFVNISGKQNADGSFTAFTVAENVNVADGSLELSFKPSVGDAYVSAISVMPVK; encoded by the coding sequence ATGAAGCGTTGTAGCGCACTCTTTTTCATCTTACCCGCGGTTTGTATTCTTATCGCTTGTACTCAGGTTGCTGATTTTAATGCTGACTTACCAAAAAATGTGGAAGTACGAGACCAGCAAACACTGAATAACGACTGGCAGTTTATCTTTGCCGATGAAATTCCAGCGGGTATCCATGCCCCAACATTTAAATGGACTGGCGCAGAGTATGTCTCCGTGCCCCATTCCTGGAACCGCGTAGGCTATTATCTCGATGATCAGTCAGCTCATATTCATAACGCAGGCAATATTAATAATACGCAGGGTAAGGGCCTCTACCGGAAAGTGTTTAATGTACCTGCACAGACTGAAAATAAAAGGCTTTGGCTGGAATTTGATGCAGTAAGTCGTGTGGCAAATGTGTGGGTTAATGGAGAATTTGCCGGTGAACATCGCGGAAGCTTTAATCGTTTTCGCTTTGATATCACTGACCTCATAAACGTAGGCCGACCTAACGTTCTGGTGGTTCAGGCAGACAACAGCAAGCCAACAGCAGATTCAACCACTGCAGATACGTTACCTATTGCCGGAGATTTTTTTGTACATGGGGGAATTTACCGGCCGGTAAGACTTATCACAACGAGTAATATTCATGTTGATATGAAAGACTTTGGTGGTCCTGGCGTTTACGCGACTACCGCGGTTGAGGGCGACAAGGCGGTGGTTAGCATCGAAAGCAGGATCACTAGCAATGAAGGCGAAGCAGAAAACGTAACGCTACTTACTCAATTGACTGACGATACTGGAAAGATAGTAGCAAAAGATGTCCGGGATATTTTGCTTCAGCCGGATGAAACAGAAATAACCGATGTGTCTCTTTCCGTATCTTCACCACAATTATGGCAAGGTATAGATGACCCTTATTTATACACGCTCGCAGTGTCGATATTAGACAACAATGACAATCTCCTCGATACGGTGAAGCAAAATATCGGCTTGCGCACCATTGATATCTCGGCAGATAAAGGATTGACGTTAAATGGTCAATCCCTTGAGCTTCGCGGTGTGGGCTATCATCAGGACAGAGAAGGAAAAGGTTGGGCAGTCTCTGCTGAAGAAATAGAAGAAGATGTGCAATTGCTGATGGATATGGGGGTAAATACTATCCGGCTGGCACATTATCCTCATGGTCAGCCAGTGCACGATTTGGCTGACAAACTTGGCCTGTTGTTGTGGGACGAAATCCCGCTTGTTTCTGCGTGGCGTTACGGCGAGGAACATGAGGCTGTAAATACCGCGTTAGCTGATAACGCCAGTCTGCAACTCACAGAAATGGTTAAGCAGAACTTTAATCACCCCTCTGTAGCGGTATGGGGTATAGCCAACGAAGTTGACTTTGGTGCCGTCGTCCCCGTGTTCGTGCAGAGTAGTCCCGGCTCTAATCCTGATCCGCGACCTATCTTAAATCGCTTGAAAGCGGAAGTAGCGCAGTTGGATCCGACGCGTAACTCGACGTTAGCCAACTGTTGTGCGGGTGTGCCAACATGGGATCAGTCAAAGGTGCCCAACACCTCCGCTATCACCACTACTACGGGCGCAAACCGCTATTTTGGCTGGTACTACGGCGAGCCTGCAGGCCTGGCGGAGAACCTCGACGCCTTGCATAAGCAATATCCGGAGCAGCCGCTGGCTGTCACTGAATACGGCGCAGGCGGAGCGCCTAGCTTCCATTCTGACAATCCTCTGGGAGGGCCGGTAGCGGCAACCGGCAGAAATCAGCCGGAAGAGTATATGAGCTATGTGCATGAGGAGAATTGGCGCGTACTCAGTGCGCGGGATTACCTGTGGGCAAACTGGATTTGGAATGGTTTTGACTTTGCGACAACTACTCGAAGAGAAGGTGACTCACAGGATATTAATACCAAAGGGCTCATCACTTATGATCGCGCCATAAAGAAGGATGCATATTATTTCTACCAGGCGAACTGGTCAGCTCACCCTATGGTTCATATTGCTTCACGGCGCTATATACAGCGGGCTTACCAAACCACCGATATCAAGGTGTACAGTAACGGCAAACAAGTCGAGTTGTTGGTGAATGATCGGGAAGTGAGTGAGGCTCCTGATTGCGATCAGAACACCTGTGTCTGGCGGGATGTGCGGCTAGTGGCTGGACAAAATAAGATTGTAGCGCGGGCAAGTAGTTTCGCTTCCGCACCTTCAGATCGCGTTGAAGACAGTGTGATGTGGCATCTGGATGAATCGCAGATCAACGCATATTACATTGATGCGGGCGCCATTATGTCAGCGGATTCGTCAAAAGCCCATTTCGGCTCGGATGACTTCTTTACCGGAGGAAAAGCAATGTCGCTTGATAAGCCAGGGGGGTGGGGTAGACCATCAGTTAAAGCAGTAATCGGGAATACGCAAGAGCAGGCTTTGCATACAACTTACCGTGCCGGTGAGTTCTCATATCATTTACCGTTGGATAACGGGCAGTATAAGGTCACACTCTCTTTAGTCGCTCCAGACAGTAAAAGCCGCTTTGATGTATTCGCGGAGGGAAGTACTCTGTTTGTGAATATCTCTGGAAAACAAAATGCAGATGGAAGTTTTACCGCGTTTACGGTGGCAGAAAATGTGAATGTGGCAGATGGCAGTCTTGAACTCAGTTTTAAGCCGTCAGTAGGTGACGCTTATGTGTCAGCAATAAGTGTGATGCCCGTTAAGTAA